The Fulvivirga maritima genome segment AGCCGGAAATGAGTTAGCCATTGAAGAAATAATAGAAGCCTTAGACAAGCAAGGCAGGTTCGCCAAACGCGTTAAAGTAGATGTAGCTTCTCACTCATCTCAAATGGACGACCTAAAAGAACCATTAAAAAACAGCTTAACTGTTAATCCCCAAAAAAGTCAGATTGATTTATACTCAACAGTTAGAAACCTAAAGGTGGACGGCCCTGAGCTCACAGAAGATTACTGGACTGATAACCTTAGAGAAAGTGTGAAATTTGCATCTGTAATGGAGCAGTTGATAAAAGATGGTCATAAAACTTTTATTGAAGTTAGCCCCCACCCTGTGCTTATCACTTCTATACAGGAGTGCCTCGAAGCTCACCAGCAAAAAGGAGCAGTTACCTACACACTTTACAGAGACAAACCTGAGCTAAATGAACTTTATAACAACTTCAATAACCTGTATGAAAATGGAGGGTACATCCAATGGGATAAGTTTTACAAAAATGTAAATTCATACCATACTTTCCTTCCTAATTATGCTTTTGACAGAGCTAATTACTCGCTTATAGAACGTATTATCATTGATAAGAACAAACAAGGTCACCCTTGGATAGGCAGAGAGATAAAACTCGCCAACCTACCTGAAATTCACTTTTGGGAAGCTCATATTAACATTAATCAGTTTCCATTTCTTAGAGATCATCAGGTAAACAATGTGGTGGTACTTCCTGGTGCGAGTTATGTAGAAATGCTTCTCGCTGCCTTAACAGAGTTCTCAGGATCCAACCATTGTGAAATAGTAAATCTGGAATTTAAAAATGCGGTGACTTTTGACAATAATGAGTCAATCAAAATTCAACTTAAAATCCATGATGAAGACAGCGGGCTTTCATCTTTTAAATTTTATCATGAGAGCCAGGATCAATGGATATTAACCGCACAGGGCCAATATCATATTAAAGATGAAGTAAGAAGTTATAATATACAAAAGTTTAAATCTGTAGCAGGAGAAATTATTGAAGGGAAAGACTATTATGACAAACTCCAAAATATAGGACTCCAATATGGCCCATTATTTCAGGGGATTTCTCAAATTATAATAGATGGTGAAGACATTAAAACAACTGTAAAAGTAGATTCCAGACTTGCCGGCAAGCTCAAGAAATACCATTTTCATCCGGCCATAATGGACAGTTGTTTTCAAGCCATTTTTGCCAATTCAGTAAATAACAGCAATGATGATTACCGAACTACCTACCTCACAAAAATCGGCAACATAGAAGTTTTTAATGACATACCTGCCAATTCAGAATTACAGGTAAACGTAAAACTATATCCTCAAAAATCTAATGATCATCATAGCGAAATAGTAGCGGATCTATTTATTTATGATCAAAATGGCACTGCTTTATTGAAAGCCGACAAGGTATCAGGTAAGATTCTAACAGTCTCGGATTTCCATCAGGAAGATTCAGAATGGTTTTATCAAATTAATTGGTTAAAAACAGAACTAATTAAAAAACAGGCACCATCAATTTCGAAAAAATATCTCATAATTACTGATGCCTACACTACTGTGCACCAGCTTGCAATTAAACTGATTAAAAATGGGCACTCTGCCGATATCATATGCAGCAAGGTAGACCACCATGTCATTCCAGAAGTAAAAGTACATAGGGTAGACTTTGAAAATCATGAACATATTGCGGCTACTATCAGTAACCTCCATATTGACAGCACCGATGATATTATATTCTTTTTCAACAAAGAGCTTCGTCATGAGAAATTTCAGCCCAAAACAGAATCAGCTTTTTATCTTATAAGCATATTAAAATCTATTAACGAGCTGCATTTCAAAAGATACCCCAGGCTTACGCTAGTTACTAATGGAGGCAAACCTATAGAAAGCTCTATGTTAAATGTAGAGCATGGCCCATTGGTAGGTATAGGAAGAGTTACCGCTAATGAATTACCACAATTCGAGACTCAACAGGTGGACCTCAGTCTGCATCCCAATAATGTTGAGATAGATGCTCTTATAAATTTGCTACAAAATAGATTAACTAAAGAACCTGAAGTAGCCATTAGAAATAACAACACCTATGTAGCCCGATTAGAAAGAACTAAGCCTGATGTATTTAAAATACAAAACACAAAATTCAACGGTGAGGGTTATTACTTCATAACCGGATTCAATGGTATTGCTTTCAGACTAGTAGAGTGGATGTATGAGAAAGGTGCCAGAAAATTTGTGCTGGCCAGCCGCAGTGGAAAAGTAGATGAATATGTCAAAGAAAAAATAGATCTACTATCTTCCCAAGGTGCCAGTTTTGATGTAATTGCTTGTGATGTAGCTGAATATTTTTCATTAAAAAGTGTCTTTGAAACTAAGTTTGAAAGAAATACACTGAAAGGCATTGTCCATGCGGCAGGCCTTATCAAAGCCTCTCCTTTAGTAGAACTTGAAAGTTCAGAGTATTCTAATATTCTAGCTCCTAAAGTAAAAGGAGGATGGAACCTGCATCTACTTTCACAAAATTATGATTTAGACCTATTCCTATTATTCTCCTCCGCCTCATCTATGATAGGCCTCAGTGGACAAGCTAGCTATGTGGCAGCTAATGCGTTTTTAGACGCTTTAGCGCAATACAGGGTTATGCTCGGTCAAACAGCCATTTCAGTTAACTGGGGAGTAATGAAAGACGCAGGCATGGTCGCTAATGCACAAGACATGGCCAAATATGCTGAAGCAGAAGGCTTCACCCCTACTCCCATGCAGGATGCCGTACATGCTTTAGAGCATATCATTTTTATGAATCCAACCAATATTGGAGTATTTAAGCTTAATGCTGAGCAGACTGCTGACTTCTTCCCGGTCTTAGGTGCCAGCAACTACTTCAGCAATCTCCTAAAAAAACAAGTGCAAAACGCAAATGGTCAAAACCTACTTCAGACACTTGAATTACTTCCTAATAAAGAAGAGAAACAGCTGGCTCTGGAAAACCACCTTAAACAGCTAACGGCACAGATAATAAAAACCACTGCCGATAAACTCTCTCCTGATATGAAATTTAAGAGCTTGGGCATTGATTCTATTATGGCAGTACAACTCAGAAATAAGTTAGAGAAAGATTTATCTCTTAAGCTGTCTGTAACCAATATATGGGAATATCCTACTATCGCTGAATATGCCGAGTTTTTGCTCAACAGAATTATTCCAAATGAAAATGCAGACATTGCTTCCAACACAGAAAATAATACTGCACCAAAAGGAATAATTATTCCAAAATATAACCCAGAAGCCAAATTCCGTGTAATTTGTATTCATGATGCAGGAGGAAGTGCTTCCCTATTTCATGGCTGGGAGAACCAATTAGTAAACGAACTAGAACTAATAATTGTAGAGTTGCCTGGCAGAGGCAAACAACTATCTCAAAAGCCATTTAATGATATACAAATAGCAGTAAACAAAATAATGCTAGATCTGCAGGGTTATTTAAATAAGCCTTATATCCTGTTTGGTCATAGTATGGGAGGATTAATCGCCTTTGAACTTATGCGTTTATTAAGGCAGAAAAAGCTCAATCTTCCGCAGCAACTTTTTGTGAGCAGCACGCCACAATTAGCAGTGTATGAAAAAGCATACCTGAACCCGAAGCAGGACACAGACCAACTAATGTCTTCTTTTCCTCATTTAAAACCAGAAAACATCCCTGATCCAGAACTTAGAAA includes the following:
- a CDS encoding type I polyketide synthase translates to MISGRSENVGKSVKPIAIVGLSCRFPKAHNLQEFWNMLEKGIDAVEKIPINRWDIEEYYDADKSVPDKTHQRHAAMLDDLDKFDPFFFNISPAEASEMTPSQKLMMELTWECIENSNIAYNQLAGQKIGVYIGNIWNDFEHLRKHKNAEISSHSAMGQSANIIANRISYFFGFTGPSLVVDTGCSSSLVALHLSCQALWDNSINHAIVGGVNHTLDPDQNILLSKFGGLSAKGSCSTFDAAADGFVRGEGGGIILLKRLEDAERDGDKIFAVIRGSAMNNNGFNVNLPATSTAGQKSVLKDAYKNSGIVPEEVHYVEAHGTGTKLGDPTECRALGEFFGENRKSPLHIGSVKTNIGHLEGAAGIAGLIKTILAINNRKLPKNLHFNNPNPNIDFENLKLKVQHELTDWPSSTIETLKAGINSFGWGGTNAHTVIEEYNPKSCSVSIENHNHAKYILPISARSEQAFFKNIENLLYHLKTQVNGVAYQFKNICKLAATRRQHFEYRTAFSASDKDGMIEQISTFLNTNKQWSASTPASKEDKTVFIFPGQGSQWLGMGKQLFETEPVFKKAILACNEEWKKYTDWSLIEQLYASEETSRLSEIDVIQPLLSAVQIALGKLWLSLGVIPDAVVGHSMGEVAAAYIAEAISLNEAAQIICTRSKLMKTVSGKGGAMAVTELTVEQAERFIEQYPSVSIAVNNSPKSTVIAGNELAIEEIIEALDKQGRFAKRVKVDVASHSSQMDDLKEPLKNSLTVNPQKSQIDLYSTVRNLKVDGPELTEDYWTDNLRESVKFASVMEQLIKDGHKTFIEVSPHPVLITSIQECLEAHQQKGAVTYTLYRDKPELNELYNNFNNLYENGGYIQWDKFYKNVNSYHTFLPNYAFDRANYSLIERIIIDKNKQGHPWIGREIKLANLPEIHFWEAHININQFPFLRDHQVNNVVVLPGASYVEMLLAALTEFSGSNHCEIVNLEFKNAVTFDNNESIKIQLKIHDEDSGLSSFKFYHESQDQWILTAQGQYHIKDEVRSYNIQKFKSVAGEIIEGKDYYDKLQNIGLQYGPLFQGISQIIIDGEDIKTTVKVDSRLAGKLKKYHFHPAIMDSCFQAIFANSVNNSNDDYRTTYLTKIGNIEVFNDIPANSELQVNVKLYPQKSNDHHSEIVADLFIYDQNGTALLKADKVSGKILTVSDFHQEDSEWFYQINWLKTELIKKQAPSISKKYLIITDAYTTVHQLAIKLIKNGHSADIICSKVDHHVIPEVKVHRVDFENHEHIAATISNLHIDSTDDIIFFFNKELRHEKFQPKTESAFYLISILKSINELHFKRYPRLTLVTNGGKPIESSMLNVEHGPLVGIGRVTANELPQFETQQVDLSLHPNNVEIDALINLLQNRLTKEPEVAIRNNNTYVARLERTKPDVFKIQNTKFNGEGYYFITGFNGIAFRLVEWMYEKGARKFVLASRSGKVDEYVKEKIDLLSSQGASFDVIACDVAEYFSLKSVFETKFERNTLKGIVHAAGLIKASPLVELESSEYSNILAPKVKGGWNLHLLSQNYDLDLFLLFSSASSMIGLSGQASYVAANAFLDALAQYRVMLGQTAISVNWGVMKDAGMVANAQDMAKYAEAEGFTPTPMQDAVHALEHIIFMNPTNIGVFKLNAEQTADFFPVLGASNYFSNLLKKQVQNANGQNLLQTLELLPNKEEKQLALENHLKQLTAQIIKTTADKLSPDMKFKSLGIDSIMAVQLRNKLEKDLSLKLSVTNIWEYPTIAEYAEFLLNRIIPNENADIASNTENNTAPKGIIIPKYNPEAKFRVICIHDAGGSASLFHGWENQLVNELELIIVELPGRGKQLSQKPFNDIQIAVNKIMLDLQGYLNKPYILFGHSMGGLIAFELMRLLRQKKLNLPQQLFVSSTPQLAVYEKAYLNPKQDTDQLMSSFPHLKPENIPDPELRKVLISLLRNDLSLIDSFSYQFEPPFDLPITAIHGVQDNNITPAQMQNWKNETTQTFKLIQRKGGHHYLHHDSEFVTHLINSEVSQAIKILSNR